In Penaeus chinensis breed Huanghai No. 1 unplaced genomic scaffold, ASM1920278v2 CTG_4387:::FRAGMENT_2:::DEBRIS, whole genome shotgun sequence, the sequence GATTCCGAGTACAGGCTGCGCGTGGAGGACGTGGCTCACCTGACGCACCTGGACGAGACGAGCAACACCTACGTGAACACGACCGACCTGCAGAAGCTGGTGTCGTCGGTGCGCGCCAAGAAGAAGGCCGAGGAGAAGCTGCCTCTACCCCCGCGCTTGCAGCAGCAGGCGCCGCCTCTGGTGAGGAAGCCGACGTCGCCCTCCGTCAGCGCCCGCTCCTCGGCGTCCTCGGCGGGCCAGGCGGACAACGACGCCTTCAGGGGCGACGTGGACGTGGTGACCCTGCGGCCGCCGATGCCGCTGCCGCACCCCAAGCCGGACATCCTGCAGGGCGTCCTCCCTCCCCGGACGGGCGCCCACGGATCGGAGCCTGTGTCCGAGATCATCTACTCGAACGTCCACCCGCCCTCGCAGCCGACGCCGCAGTCGCCCGTCACGAAGGGCGCCCGGATCGAGCCTCCGAAGATAGCGCCTCCTCCGCCCCCGGCGAAAAAGCCGAAGCGGGAGGAGGCCGTCACCGTCTCCCCGGCGGTGGTGTCGGTGGGCGAGCCGGAGGAGAAGGACGCCCCGGTGTCCCCCACGGTGATCGCCCGCCCGGCGCCGCCCCCGCCCGTGGCCAAGCCAACGGCGCCCGCGGGATCTTCGCCCGCCAACACTACAGACCGAAACGCCGCCCAGAAGCCGACGCCTCCCGTGGCGCCCAAGCCTCAGAAGGCCGTCTCCTCGGATGCCCCGACGCCCACGAGGACGCCGCCGCTCAAACCCACCCTTCCGAAGGCCGCAAAGCCCGGCGTGCTCAGCAAAGGGCGCGGCCTCCCGCCCCTGAAGATGGCGCTGCTCCACTCGGACAGCAGGAGCTCCATCGACAGCTGCGCCACGCCCGACACCAGCGTACTGATGCTCACGCCCGACGTGGACGAAGAGCGGGGGTCGGCGTCCATCAGCGCCAAGATCGCCTTCCTGGAGGGGAAGATGAAGTCCCCAGCGACGGTCCCCAGAGGAATGCCTTCCAAGACCTGAGGAGCCCCTCGCTCATCCCCTTCTTTTCGACCAAGACACAAATCAGTATTAAGCATGGCTGTTGAGCGGGTACTACGTTTAGGAGAGTCTCTCGTGCGTCGCGAGGGGCGATGGCCGGAGAGCTCGCAGTGAGGGCCTGGTTGGAAGAGCGTTGACTTCCGAGGGAGTGAGGACAGCGCATCCCCTGACGTCACGTCCCGTCCATATGGGTTTCCCGGCTCTCCCTCAGTTGGCTGACTTCGCCCACTGCGCCTCATGACTTAGGCCGATGGTATCCGTACATGATTTTTGTAAATGACGTCCGTAAATGTCATCCTTAAATGATGCCTACAGATGGTGTCCGTAATTGGTCCTTATTTGATGTCAGTAAATGATGTCCGTAAATGTCAACAGGACCCACGCAGGAAGCTGTATGTAGTGATAAGCTTTTGTCATTAGATTTAAGATGTTCTTGTCTCAAGAATTTTACGTATCGTTgcctttaaaaaaatgttttgtttctaTATTATACAGAAAACCCGACATCAGGTGcaatatatatactctttgtgATGttggtaaatacatatgtatgtgcacatatgtttacgtgtctatatatttgtaagtcTCTATATACTGAGATAtagatatggttatatatatttgtgtgtgtgcttgcgtgtgtgtgtgtttgtctatgtgtgtgtgtatgcacgcgtgcgtgtgtacgtgtgtgcgtgtatgcgaacGTGTGCCACTTTGTGTgacaatatgtattatattaatatatgtaaatatgtaagtgtAGGGTATATGAATATCTTAGTTTAGTATTGAGTGAGATCTGGTCTAAAGTTAATTTATTTTGTGAAAGAAGCAGATCGCTAACTATAAACAGTTAGTTACATGTGAGATATTAGAGATTGCCAAAAGGTGTCGTGGAATGTGATGAAAAACAATGTATGTGaaggcagaaaaaaatggaaaattgtTGGAAGCGGAAtacaggaataaaaaaagaaaaaaagaaggaaaagtcatGAAAGGAAGAGGCTAATAAAGAAGAATAACTAAAGAAACACCCAAGAATTATACGAAGACGACAGATTAGTGAGATAACGAGAGACACTTAGtataaacaaggaaagaaaaattggTAACGCATGAGAAAAATGACAGGAGAGAAAATCGTgggtgaagatagagagagagagaaaaaaaaaaaaaaaaactaagatgataacaatagataaaaggaaagacaaatcCAGGACATGGATAGACAAACAGGATATGAATACacgaaagaagagacaaaattaCAAAATGACAAAAGTTACAAACATTTATGATATAACATGACAAAAGTTAGACATTTATGACAAAAAACTGACAGAAGTTAAGGACAAAAAATGACAGATATGACAAAGATTTTAaccaaaatcgaaaaaaaaaaagacaaggacgataaagacaaacaaatcaaacaaagacAGGACTAATATTACAATGATTCACAGAAGCAGACGAATATGTAACAGTGGACCAGAAACACGTAAAAAAATTGTAACGTGACGTCAAGGTTATTGAACATTTGGAATGCTTTGGAATGCAAATAAATCCTCTAATAAGAGTCATTTAGTTTTAGAACTTTTACACAGACAGACCCGTTTTTGAGTCATATACTAGAATCTTTTACATTTAATTTCTTCTCGTTATCCTAAATGCTCacagtaaacaaatacatatatatattatatatgtgtgttcatttcAGTAGGCCATATGATATCAGGTATATCCCAGTaagtatattatgattattaaagaaataataatatgtttattCTTCAGTATAGCAAAATTGGTAGGTAATTTTAAGTTGCATAATCAATGAATCAATGCCTTACTTGGGTTGTTGTATGATAATcattgctgtatatatacatgtcatgttcatagatttgtattttttttttttaaatacatggaTAGTGTCATCATTCATTAAATCATGGATCATTTGTATggttttcctttcctgttttgaGAGAATGAGCTGTAGAAATTTAAGGTGGAGAGTATgtaggcacactcacacacacacccacacgcaaacagacacacacatacacacacatacacacacacacacacactcacacacacacacacacacacaacacacacacacacacacacacacacacacacacacatacacacacacacacacacacacacacacacacacacatacacgcacacacgcacacacgcacacacacactcatacacgcacacacaaacacacacacacacacacacacacacacacacacacatatatatatatatatatatatatatataaatgcaagacTAGGACAGAACCACCAACATCGAAGAAAGTTAACATCCCTAATATCCGCATAAAAAGACCCATCATGAAATATCCCACAAAGGCTATAAAACCACAGACCAGAACCATGACTTAACCTCTATGAACTATTGCTTACAGATCGCCTCAATTAATAATATAACAGAATACTATTTTCGTGATTCGTTCTGTCCGCGAGGTTCATAAtgtctcgtccttttttttttttttttttaactttcatcGTGTTTTTCCCTGCTTCTAGGCTGAATAACTTCAAAATTATTCATTAAAATCTTATTCGGTGTTTTTGAGGCTTCACAAAGGATTCACTCGCTCTACTTCGGTGTTTTTGAGGCTTCACAAAGGATACACTCGCTTTATTCGGTGTTTTTGAGGCTTCACAAAGGATTCACTCGCTTTATTCGGTGTTTTTGAGGCTTCACAAAGGATTCACTCGCTTTATTCGGTGTTTTTGAGGCTTCACAAAGGATTCACTCGCTTTATTCGGTGTTTTTGAGGCTTCACAAAGGAATCACTCGCTTTATTCGGTGTTTTTGAGGCTTCTCAAAGGATTCACTCGCTTTATTCGGTGTTTTTGAGGCTTCACAAAGGATTCACTCGCTTTATTCGGTGTTTTTGAGGCTTCATAAAGGATTCACTCGCTTTATTCGGTGTTTTTGAGGCTTCATAAAGGATTCACTCGCTTTATTCGGTGTTTTTGAGGCTTCACAAAGGATACACTCGCTTTACTTCGGTGTTTTTGAGGCTTCACAAAGGATACACTCGCTTTATTCGGTGTTTTTGAGGCTTCACAAAGGATTCACTCGCTTTATTCGGTGTTTTTGAGGCTTCTCAAAGGATTCACTCGCTTTATTCGGTGTTTTTGAGGCTTCTCAAAGGATTCACTCGCTTTATTCGGTGTTTTTGAGGCTTCACAAAGGATTCACTCGCTTTATTCGGTGTTTTTGAGGCTTCTCAAAGGATTCACTCGCTTTATTCGGTGTTTTTGAGGCTTCACAAAGGATTCACTCGCTTTATTCGGTGTTTTTGAGGCTTCATAAAGGATTCACTCGCTTTATTCGGTGTTTTTGAGGCTTCACAAAGGATTCACTCGCTTTATTCGGTGTTTTTGAGGCTTCATAAAGGATTCACTCGCTTTATTCGGTGTTTTTGAGGCTTCACAAAGGATACACTCGCTTTACTTCGGTGTTTTTGAGGCTTCACAAAGGATACACTCGCTTTATTCGGTGTTTTTGAGGCTTCACAAAGGATTCACTCGCTTTATTCGGTGTTTTTGAGGCTTCTCAAAGGATTCACTCGCTTTATTCGGTGTTTTTGAGGCTTCACAAAGGATTCACTCGCTTTATTCGGTGTTTTTGAGGCTTTCTTAAAGCATTCACTCGCTTTATTCGGTGTTTTTGAGGCTTCACAAAGGATTCACTCGCTTTATTCGGTGTTTTTGAGGCTTCACAAAGGATTCACTCGCTTTATTCGGTGTTTTTGAGGCTTCTCAAAGGATTCACTCGCTTTATTCGGTGTTTTTAAGGCTTCATAAAGGATTCACTCGCTTTATTCGGTGTTTTTGAGGCTTCACAAAGGATTCACTCGCTTTATTCGGTGTTTTTGAGGCTTCTCAAAGGATTCACTCGCTTTATTCGGTGTTTTTGAGGCTTCACAAAGGATTCACTCGCTTTATTCGGTGTTTTTGAGGCTTCACAAAGGATTCACTCGCTTTATTCGGTGTTTTTGAGGCTTCTCAAAGGATTCACTCGCTTTATTCGGTGTTTTTAAGGCTTCATAAAGGATTCACTCGCTTTATTCGGTGTTTTTGAGGCTTCACAAAGGATACACTCGCTTTATTCGGTGTTTTTGAGGCTTCACAGAGGATTCAACCGCTTTACTTCGCACGTTCGAAATCTCGAATGTTTTTCATCGTAGTCTTGGTAAAATGGTGGAGGAAATATGTTTATGATTGATACGTTTTGATGTTTTCTCTgcgggaggaaaatgaagaaaatagttaaagaacagattagacagatagatagatggatagttcaTTTGGTGGATTCCTCCgtggaagaaaaaatatgattgatatataatttactttttttccctccttggataaaaacaataaaacaaaaaacaaatagaactCTGATATACAATCAATTTTTCGAttcgtccaaaaaaaaaaaaaaaataaaaaaaaataaacaaagacctgatttttaattaatttgatgATGTCTCAGTGGAAAGAATAATTGATATACAATTGGCTCTGCGATTCCTCCACCATTAGAATAAATGACAGATAAATAATCTATTTGATAATTTCCCAGtgcaaaataaataattaatggatatataatatgcttgactttttttttttttttcttttatctctgtgaatgaatgattaaatataaataaatcaaatgatgGTCCTTTTCGTCACACAATGCACTTCTTATATTAATAAATTgtaattagatatattatatataattataaataaattatagataatattaaaataagGAGCATGATTTCCGCCATTACCGCAAATGGTCCGAATGCGACGCTAGAGCCGTGACTTCGGCGTTAATTGGAGTTTGTAATCAATGATTGCCTGTATATCATGATGTAAGCATTTATACAAAATTCTAATATAGGTAATAGATTTGCAAAATTTAAATGAAGTGCAGACGTTATAATGGTGAATAAATAAGTTACAgtcatcttaatccgaagtctaggctccatcATCGCACTCGCATAGTTTGAAGGTTCGATACTCGTGTAAGTTAGAATccctgttttaattattattattatcattattataattgttatttttattattattattattattattatttttattattattattattattagcattattgttattattatcatcattattatcataagcattattattattattattatcattattattataattattattattattactgcaataattgttgttgttgttgttgatattattactattatcattaccattattattattagtagtagtagtatcagcagcaatagatattacaactattactgttattatcattatcacttatcattattgttgctgttgttatcaagcaccgtcgtaaaaaaaaaaaaaaaaaaaaaaaaaaaaaaaaaaaaaaaaaaaatctgagttaACCTCTTTAATAAATTTTAAGAAAACTCCAAAGTCTGACTGAACACTGACCATGACCAAAGAAATTAACATGAACACTAGGTTGAAAATATAAATCGAAATAATGTGTGTTAATAATTTCTATACGCCAAACGTTTGATTTATTGCAAGGATAAACAGAGGCATGTGCACGCGCGTTGCACATAATTACCTGTCATTAGTGTAGGTATTGCAAGGGTGAAAAAAGATGTTCATTAGACTATTATAGTAGACATTTAGTAGAGATATATTCTATTCCGTTCGTAatatacaataatggtaataataacagtaatgaaaatggagataacagcatcagtaataatgataatgatcatgataataatgaaaatgataatgatggtgttaataatattgataactgtgataaaagtGACCAGAATAAATgcaatgatgtgataataataatgataatgataatgataaaagcaacaaaacaatcatagtaagaatattaataataatgttaatgaaaattatagtaatattcctactaatactactaataatagtaattataaggatagtaatagtaataacatcaatacttataataatagtaataacaatgatgataataatgatgataacagtaatgttaatgataaggaaaattataatactgataatgatgatagtaataacaaaactgataatgataataatgataaagataatgttaataatcataattataatgctaataatgatactaatgataataattattatgatgaggatgatgatactactactactactactaatgacagtgacgatgataatactatttataatgatgataatagtaatagtaataataacaataaactaatgatgattactatagtaataactgtagtaagaatactgaaaatgatgataataataataataataacaataataataacagtaatgataaaaataataatcattgtaatgataataatagtaaagataatgataataataataatgataataataataataataattataacaacagcaacaaccacaaaacaataataataataataataataacaataataataataataataataataataataataataacaacaataataataataattataacaacggcTTCATacagaacaataaagataatgataataataataattgcaataacggtgataacatcaatgatgattataatgataatgaaaataataataatgatgataacaagaacaatgatagtaataataacaataataatgataacaataataataatgatgataatggtgaacatGCTAATTATGTTGctaatagtatgaataataacaatatcaatgctaatgatgatgataatagtagttgtagcaataaaagaaaatgacaataatcattatgataataatagtaataataaggacaattatagtaatgatatcaatgataataatgataataataacaaaatacacacacacacacacacacacacacacacatatatatatatatatatatatatatatatatatatatatatcaatcttccCTGACGAGACCTTGAACCTAtgagaccgaagggccagtactaaaccagccatgccacgcgactcacaaaaggagtgtgcaaaaaggatctaactagctccatagacattacctctcTTCTCATACACGAGTCATGAGAGCGAggtggaaactgatttagaaatacgaaaccgaagtcagatatactagGGTATATAGatgaaagatggatatatatatatgcatatatatgtataatgtatatgtatatatatacatatacatatgtatatacatattaacacacacacacacacacacacgtgtgtgtgtaggtgtgcgcgcgcgcgtgtgtgtgtgtgtttatatatatatatattatatgtgtgtgtatattatatatatatatatatatatatatatatatatatatatatatatatatgtgtgtgtgtgtgtgtgtgtgtgtgtgtgtgtgtgtgtgtgtgtgtgtgtgtgtgtttgtgtgtgtgtgtgtgtgtttatatatatatgtcaaaacacacacacacacacacacacacacacacacacacatatatatatatatacatatatatatatagatagatagatagatagatagataggtatacacaatatatatatacatatatatatatatatatatatatatatatatatatatatatatatattcatgtatatgtgcgtgtgcttgtgtacatgtgatcttgaatgtgtgtatgtttgtgagtgtgtatgtatatatatgcgtatatgtgtaaaagaaaatagatgacATATACCTATTCCTaagtacacagtacacacacatcaacattaaTTTGTTTCCCCGCATCACCTTCGACAAAACATTATCCTCGACTGAATCAAACATACCTTTCCATCGCCAGTGCATACAGCCAATGCTcatgtaagtgtatgtacgtgcgtgcgtatgtgtgaacGTGTCTGAGAGGGCTAAGGGGACAGGGAGAATGTACAAGGAAACAGAAGACCACGGGCACTGGTAGCGCTCGGATAGGCTCTGTTTCGTCGAACGTTGCGTGTCGTCAGTTCGAAGCGACAGGTCAGAGGCGCCGGTAAGGGTGtgtaggtttgtttgtgtgtgtgtcagtgtgtttgtgtgtttgtctgtgtgtttgtgtgtgtgtctgtgtgtctgtgtgtttgtgtgtatgtctgtgtgttttatgtatgtctgtgtgttttatgtttgtatgtttttatgtttgtgtgtatgtctgtgtgtctgtgtgtatgtctgtgtgtttgtgtgtttgtctgtgtgtctgtgtgtttgtgtgtatgtctgtgtgttttatgtttgtatgtttttatgtttgtgtgtatgt encodes:
- the LOC125024764 gene encoding proline-rich receptor-like protein kinase PERK8, producing MVVLRRKLNKAKLARGDSEYRLRVEDVAHLTHLDETSNTYVNTTDLQKLVSSVRAKKKAEEKLPLPPRLQQQAPPLVRKPTSPSVSARSSASSAGQADNDAFRGDVDVVTLRPPMPLPHPKPDILQGVLPPRTGAHGSEPVSEIIYSNVHPPSQPTPQSPVTKGARIEPPKIAPPPPPAKKPKREEAVTVSPAVVSVGEPEEKDAPVSPTVIARPAPPPPVAKPTAPAGSSPANTTDRNAAQKPTPPVAPKPQKAVSSDAPTPTRTPPLKPTLPKAAKPGVLSKGRGLPPLKMALLHSDSRSSIDSCATPDTSVLMLTPDVDEERGSASISAKIAFLEGKMKSPATVPRGMPSKT